A genomic stretch from Flavobacterium humidisoli includes:
- a CDS encoding antibiotic biosynthesis monooxygenase — MKKKILFVVTNHEKKGNTGEKTGFYLSEVTHPWDVLTSAGYEVDFVSPKGGKAPIEGFNLSDSTNKKFWLDTNYRQKIENTLKPDAINPEEYVGIHFSGGHGAMWDLPNNKQLNAIASKIYENNGIISAISHGSAALLNIKLDNKYLVDGKKINAFTNEEETAVKLDKAAPFLLETKLIERGAIFEKSGLWQTHVTVDQRVVTGQNPQSAKAVGEALLEQLTAFETIAKLTMYEVPENASEPFRKALKDYVTSSLSSKGNIMSEAFYEQEKPNVLWLIERWNEKKQLDDFSKKSQAKALQSLIQKSLKTTPKIYYVKDLEPLTKEQWRKTSKKEDNQLVIMLFVDGKKGTEQNFKDTYHIAMPQFRSEPGVVTYQLSEIEGDQTQFVTYEKFRSNDAFQYHLNFPPIKPVIEYLETSIKKPPFQNGLHNLIEFAPMTRE, encoded by the coding sequence ATGAAAAAGAAGATTTTATTCGTGGTCACCAACCATGAAAAAAAGGGAAATACGGGAGAGAAAACAGGTTTTTATCTTTCTGAAGTAACACATCCGTGGGATGTCCTAACAAGTGCCGGATACGAAGTTGATTTTGTCAGTCCGAAAGGAGGCAAAGCACCTATAGAAGGATTCAATTTAAGCGATTCGACAAACAAGAAATTTTGGCTTGATACAAATTACAGACAAAAAATAGAAAACACACTGAAACCAGACGCGATCAATCCTGAAGAATATGTAGGAATACATTTTTCAGGCGGTCACGGCGCAATGTGGGATTTGCCTAATAATAAACAGCTGAATGCAATAGCTTCTAAAATTTATGAAAATAACGGAATCATCAGTGCAATATCTCATGGTTCAGCAGCCCTATTAAATATTAAACTTGATAATAAATATCTGGTAGATGGCAAAAAAATTAATGCTTTTACGAATGAAGAAGAAACTGCCGTAAAATTAGATAAAGCAGCGCCCTTCTTGTTAGAAACTAAACTTATAGAAAGAGGAGCCATTTTTGAAAAATCAGGTTTATGGCAAACACATGTAACGGTTGACCAGCGTGTGGTTACGGGACAGAATCCGCAATCGGCAAAAGCAGTTGGTGAAGCTCTTTTAGAACAGTTAACAGCTTTTGAAACCATCGCAAAATTAACGATGTATGAAGTGCCAGAAAATGCCTCAGAACCATTTCGAAAAGCATTAAAAGATTATGTAACATCTTCGCTTTCATCTAAAGGAAACATTATGTCTGAAGCTTTTTACGAACAAGAAAAACCTAATGTGTTATGGCTAATTGAAAGATGGAACGAAAAAAAACAATTAGACGATTTCAGCAAAAAGTCACAAGCAAAAGCATTACAATCTTTAATCCAAAAATCCTTAAAAACTACGCCCAAAATCTATTATGTAAAAGATCTTGAACCTTTAACCAAAGAGCAATGGCGAAAAACTTCCAAAAAAGAAGACAATCAGCTTGTGATTATGCTTTTTGTTGATGGGAAAAAAGGAACTGAACAGAATTTTAAAGACACCTATCATATCGCAATGCCACAATTTCGCAGTGAACCCGGCGTAGTAACCTACCAGCTTTCTGAAATTGAAGGAGATCAAACTCAGTTTGTAACCTATGAAAAATTTAGAAGCAATGATGCTTTTCAATATCATCTCAACTTTCCTCCTATTAAACCCGTAATCGAATATTTGGAAACCAGCATTAAAAAACCTCCTTTTCAAAACGGACTGCACAATCTTATAGAATTTGCTCCGATGACAAGAGAATAA
- a CDS encoding DJ-1/PfpI/YhbO family deglycase/protease yields MKKLRQIMTASLLSAVALSDAQAQDIDHKLDVINQLTTPSHVSVMPVSSLLNAPGNEALRAFFFNPVKDKTVLKGKKIAVLAADGFEEIELTGPVWYFRELGAQVDIVSPKYNPAPARYGLSSPEMAKTHVMAIQYLQPVGWIKFDRTANQIKVSDYDAVFIPGGAWNPDNLRYDKDVIKFIQDFNKSGKLIAAICHAPVVLASADILKGRKLTGYWNIQIDLKNAGGIVSDQPVVVDANIITSRHPIDVADFSKAVESWLVKKK; encoded by the coding sequence ATGAAAAAATTAAGACAAATTATGACAGCAAGTTTATTAAGCGCCGTTGCATTATCAGATGCACAAGCACAAGATATCGATCACAAATTAGATGTGATCAACCAATTGACAACACCGTCTCATGTTTCTGTAATGCCTGTTTCTTCGCTGTTAAATGCGCCTGGAAACGAAGCTTTAAGAGCCTTCTTTTTTAATCCTGTAAAAGACAAAACCGTTTTAAAAGGCAAAAAAATCGCAGTACTTGCTGCAGACGGTTTTGAAGAAATAGAACTAACTGGCCCTGTGTGGTATTTTAGAGAATTGGGTGCTCAGGTTGATATTGTATCGCCAAAATACAATCCTGCTCCAGCAAGATACGGATTAAGCAGTCCAGAAATGGCAAAAACACACGTTATGGCCATTCAATATTTACAGCCTGTTGGATGGATAAAATTTGACCGAACAGCAAATCAGATTAAAGTTAGCGATTACGATGCTGTATTTATTCCGGGAGGTGCGTGGAATCCTGACAATCTTCGCTACGACAAAGACGTTATCAAATTCATTCAGGATTTTAATAAATCGGGGAAATTGATCGCTGCCATTTGTCACGCACCGGTTGTATTGGCATCTGCTGATATTTTAAAAGGAAGAAAACTTACGGGATATTGGAACATTCAAATCGATCTTAAAAATGCTGGAGGAATTGTTTCTGATCAGCCAGTAGTTGTTGATGCCAACATTATAACAAGCAGACATCCTATTGATGTAGCTGATTTTTCGAAAGCAGTTGAAAGCTGGTTAGTTAAGAAAAAGTAA
- a CDS encoding Crp/Fnr family transcriptional regulator → MDALKKVITSFVPMSDEEYSLMLPIIERREVTKDTDLLQQGEICRHIYFIESGFFRMFYVDYKGNEINCRFAKPDDFLVDFASFITQRTAQYYCRAMEDSKVIALEYEQVENLYHSSPNWSKFGRLIAEYAYLIIIEREEMLHFQTPEERYKTILKKEPYLFQMVSQNQLSSYIGIKPESLSRLRKRMIGK, encoded by the coding sequence ATGGATGCACTTAAAAAAGTTATAACATCATTTGTCCCGATGTCTGATGAAGAGTATAGTCTGATGCTTCCGATTATTGAAAGAAGGGAAGTGACAAAAGATACCGACCTTTTACAACAGGGAGAAATCTGCCGTCATATCTACTTTATAGAAAGTGGTTTTTTTAGAATGTTTTATGTGGATTATAAAGGGAATGAAATCAATTGCCGATTTGCAAAACCAGATGATTTTCTGGTAGATTTCGCTAGTTTCATCACGCAAAGAACAGCTCAATACTATTGCAGAGCGATGGAAGATTCCAAAGTAATTGCTTTAGAATATGAACAAGTAGAAAACTTATATCATAGTTCTCCCAACTGGTCCAAATTTGGAAGATTAATAGCAGAATATGCTTATTTAATCATTATTGAAAGAGAAGAAATGCTACATTTTCAAACTCCCGAAGAACGATATAAAACCATTTTAAAAAAAGAACCTTATCTTTTTCAGATGGTCTCGCAGAATCAGCTTTCCTCTTACATCGGCATAAAACCAGAATCTCTCAGTAGACTTCGTAAAAGAATGATCGGTAAATGA
- a CDS encoding 2TM domain-containing protein — MKTKFNIDTKAHNPKLGFKIHFLVFLLATPIIFLIWYLTDTTYPWPLWSTSAWAVGVLFHYLGVFVFRKNKI, encoded by the coding sequence ATGAAAACTAAATTTAACATCGACACTAAAGCACACAATCCAAAATTAGGATTCAAAATTCACTTTCTTGTTTTCCTATTAGCAACTCCAATAATCTTCCTTATCTGGTATTTAACAGACACTACTTATCCTTGGCCGCTTTGGTCTACCTCTGCTTGGGCAGTTGGAGTTCTCTTTCACTATTTAGGTGTATTTGTATTCAGAAAAAATAAAATCTAA
- a CDS encoding cupin domain-containing protein: protein MKTNTTFRRIVTGHNVQGKAIIVSDEIPARTYMVGGPNGAKFHEVWNTKQTPALIDSISKDAEENGLILGPPKQGTRIRVIDFPPESDEIRNLTQEQALEHFKSMSGENASKAGGNAPHPLMHKTETIDYGIVLDGELTLIVDEGETTAKAGDIIVQRGTNHAWSNRSGKICRVVFILIDGKFEENLR from the coding sequence ATGAAAACAAACACAACATTCAGACGCATCGTAACCGGACATAATGTACAAGGAAAAGCAATTATAGTTTCTGATGAAATTCCAGCAAGAACTTATATGGTCGGTGGGCCAAATGGAGCTAAATTTCATGAGGTTTGGAACACGAAACAAACTCCTGCCTTAATAGACAGCATTTCTAAAGATGCTGAAGAAAACGGACTTATACTGGGTCCTCCAAAACAAGGAACAAGAATACGAGTGATCGATTTTCCGCCAGAAAGCGATGAAATCCGCAATCTTACCCAAGAACAAGCTTTGGAACATTTTAAATCCATGAGTGGAGAAAACGCTTCAAAAGCTGGTGGAAATGCACCTCATCCTTTAATGCATAAAACCGAAACTATTGATTACGGAATTGTTCTGGATGGCGAATTGACCTTGATTGTGGACGAAGGCGAAACGACGGCAAAAGCTGGAGATATCATTGTACAAAGAGGTACCAATCATGCCTGGAGCAATCGATCTGGAAAAATCTGCCGTGTAGTCTTCATATTAATTGATGGAAAATTTGAAGAAAATCTTCGCTAA
- a CDS encoding carboxymuconolactone decarboxylase family protein has protein sequence MRVNPIHPETMNDEVRYVHDEVVKLITTSQGPVSMLNNEGALTGPFPPMLGFPQFGIPALSFVRSLDNHATLSKKVREVAILTIGAAFGARFELYAHEIMAKHFGFSAEAVASLASGIRPNELNQEEAIAYEIASVLAKGKIVSNSSYNLAKEILGQDGVAELIFLVGAYTLLATVLNGFDVLS, from the coding sequence ATGCGAGTAAATCCTATACATCCAGAAACAATGAACGACGAAGTACGCTATGTACACGACGAAGTTGTAAAACTCATTACAACAAGCCAAGGGCCAGTTTCAATGCTAAACAACGAAGGTGCTTTGACGGGTCCGTTTCCGCCCATGCTTGGTTTCCCACAATTTGGAATTCCTGCTTTGAGTTTTGTTCGTTCCTTAGACAATCATGCAACACTTTCCAAGAAAGTGCGAGAAGTGGCTATTCTAACGATTGGCGCTGCCTTTGGTGCTCGTTTTGAACTTTATGCTCACGAAATTATGGCTAAACATTTTGGTTTTTCAGCCGAAGCAGTTGCATCGTTGGCATCAGGAATTCGTCCAAATGAATTAAATCAAGAAGAAGCTATCGCTTATGAAATTGCTTCTGTATTAGCCAAAGGCAAAATTGTTTCTAACTCGTCTTATAATCTTGCCAAAGAAATTTTAGGGCAAGACGGAGTTGCCGAACTCATCTTTTTAGTTGGCGCTTATACGCTTCTTGCAACTGTTTTAAATGGTTTTGATGTTCTTTCCTAA
- a CDS encoding alpha/beta hydrolase, whose amino-acid sequence MKKSEMNSQTPFKSISKLFLLLFTSIASASCSNDDNTVKKSPVVLVHGAWQASYVWDQTEKDLKAAGYNVTVVKLPGHGDDTTPAYQVSFQAYVDEVKKAINTYNEPVILIGHSLGGAVITQTAAEIPQKIKKLIYVAGFIPQNGKSVLDYSQMDTASLLPPSLKLSDDQTLAGIANPEVNLPKIFAQDATDAQKQFLVSKYKAEPTIPLGTPLNYKTEDFNAGGKKYYIFTTADNTITYNFQQKMAKEAEITNTYTINSGHSPFISKSDELTKLIKDILLK is encoded by the coding sequence ATGAAAAAATCAGAAATGAATTCTCAAACTCCCTTCAAATCAATTTCAAAATTATTCCTGCTTTTGTTTACTTCCATCGCAAGTGCATCCTGTTCAAACGATGATAATACTGTAAAAAAATCTCCAGTTGTGCTGGTGCATGGCGCATGGCAAGCATCATACGTATGGGATCAAACAGAAAAAGACTTAAAAGCTGCAGGTTACAATGTCACAGTCGTAAAACTGCCAGGTCACGGAGACGATACAACTCCAGCTTATCAGGTTTCGTTTCAGGCTTATGTTGATGAAGTTAAAAAAGCTATTAACACCTACAATGAACCTGTAATTTTAATTGGTCACAGTTTAGGAGGAGCTGTAATTACTCAAACTGCTGCAGAAATTCCTCAAAAAATCAAAAAACTGATTTATGTTGCTGGCTTTATTCCGCAAAACGGAAAAAGCGTTTTGGATTATTCTCAAATGGATACGGCTTCACTTTTACCTCCATCATTAAAATTATCAGATGATCAAACTTTAGCAGGAATCGCGAATCCAGAAGTGAATCTTCCAAAAATATTTGCTCAGGATGCAACAGATGCCCAAAAACAATTTCTTGTTTCAAAATACAAAGCAGAACCGACAATTCCGCTTGGAACGCCTTTAAACTATAAAACAGAAGATTTTAATGCTGGCGGGAAAAAGTATTACATCTTCACAACCGCTGATAATACTATTACTTACAATTTTCAGCAAAAAATGGCAAAAGAAGCCGAAATTACCAATACATATACAATCAATTCAGGGCATAGTCCGTTTATATCCAAATCTGATGAACTTACTAAACTTATAAAAGACATTTTATTGAAGTAA
- a CDS encoding DUF2490 domain-containing protein codes for MNNNFRVLILLLPFSILGQTQKKEINQQLQTWVSINTVTKFAEHWGVIGDFHIRRNDFVADPSFYFIRGGISYIPNSNISLNLGYAHMWLAPSNPDWSTFADENRIYQQAQLNTKFGNVSILQRLRNEQRWQEKMVNDKPSGDWRFTNRIRYLMSFTFRISDKKSWPQMVLSDEILLHFGEEVVYNTFDQNRFFIGIRKNINPKWSYDFGYMNVYQQKYSGYQYDMNHTIRLFFYLSTSIRKKAPSEIENSGDE; via the coding sequence ATGAATAACAATTTTAGAGTCCTGATTTTATTACTTCCATTCAGTATATTAGGGCAAACTCAAAAAAAAGAAATCAACCAGCAGCTTCAGACTTGGGTTTCTATCAATACGGTTACCAAATTTGCAGAACATTGGGGAGTGATTGGTGACTTTCATATCAGGCGGAATGATTTTGTCGCCGATCCGAGTTTTTATTTTATAAGAGGAGGAATCAGCTATATTCCAAATTCAAATATTTCCTTAAATCTAGGATATGCGCACATGTGGCTAGCTCCGTCAAATCCCGACTGGAGTACTTTTGCAGATGAAAACAGAATTTACCAACAAGCGCAGTTAAACACAAAATTTGGAAATGTCAGCATTTTGCAACGCTTACGAAATGAACAGCGCTGGCAGGAAAAAATGGTCAACGATAAACCCAGCGGCGATTGGCGTTTTACCAATAGAATTCGTTATCTGATGAGTTTTACTTTTCGAATCTCCGATAAGAAATCATGGCCTCAAATGGTTCTTTCAGATGAGATTTTGCTGCATTTTGGAGAAGAAGTCGTTTACAATACTTTTGACCAAAACCGATTTTTTATCGGAATTAGAAAAAATATTAATCCGAAATGGAGTTACGATTTTGGGTATATGAATGTATACCAGCAAAAATATTCTGGCTATCAATATGACATGAATCACACCATCAGATTGTTTTTTTATTTGAGTACCAGCATCAGGAAAAAAGCGCCTTCTGAGATTGAGAATTCTGGCGATGAGTAA
- a CDS encoding YheT family hydrolase: MPLIEQSEYNSPSIIHRNRHVSTIYAALIKKFEVPEYTREKHELNDGDFINIDYILNDSKKAVILCHGLEGDSRRTYNNSCAAYFKEKGFSVFAWNNRTCGGEMNRLPRLYHHGAVDDLDEVVQFALKKGFEDVYLIGYSMGGVQLLNYLGWTKIDERIKAAVSISVPTHIATSAEVLKQGFNRVYLKNFTIDIKKKLKYKAAQFPDFINRDQIDNISTFDEVDQYFTAPLHGFASRDDYYERVSPEFSLKNITTPVLIINSLDDPFLGERCYPRTIAKDSAFVYLETPKYGGHCAFPLRDSEYSYAEKRAFEFFESFRSNNTLI; encoded by the coding sequence ATGCCACTAATTGAACAATCAGAATATAATTCTCCTTCTATTATTCATCGCAACAGGCATGTTTCTACCATTTATGCTGCACTGATTAAGAAATTTGAAGTGCCTGAATACACAAGAGAAAAGCATGAATTGAATGACGGAGATTTTATCAATATCGATTATATTTTAAATGATTCAAAAAAGGCAGTTATTTTATGCCATGGTTTAGAGGGCGATTCGCGTAGAACTTATAATAACAGCTGTGCAGCCTATTTCAAGGAGAAAGGTTTTTCGGTTTTTGCTTGGAACAATCGTACTTGTGGCGGAGAAATGAATCGTCTTCCAAGGTTGTATCATCACGGTGCAGTTGATGATTTGGATGAAGTGGTTCAGTTTGCTTTGAAAAAAGGATTTGAAGATGTTTATTTGATAGGATATTCAATGGGAGGCGTTCAGCTTCTAAATTATTTGGGATGGACAAAAATAGATGAGCGCATAAAAGCTGCCGTTTCAATTTCGGTGCCAACTCATATTGCCACAAGTGCAGAGGTGCTTAAGCAAGGTTTTAACAGAGTTTATTTGAAGAATTTTACCATTGATATTAAAAAGAAACTGAAATACAAAGCAGCTCAATTTCCTGATTTTATCAACCGTGATCAAATAGATAATATTTCTACTTTTGATGAAGTCGATCAATATTTTACGGCTCCGCTTCATGGTTTTGCAAGTCGTGACGATTATTACGAGCGTGTTTCTCCAGAGTTTTCTCTTAAAAACATTACAACTCCAGTTTTAATTATTAATTCGCTAGACGATCCTTTTCTGGGCGAAAGATGTTACCCGAGAACTATTGCCAAAGACAGTGCGTTTGTTTATCTAGAAACACCAAAATACGGTGGGCATTGTGCTTTTCCGCTTCGTGATTCTGAGTATTCTTATGCAGAGAAAAGAGCTTTCGAGTTTTTTGAATCTTTCAGGTCTAACAATACTTTGATATAA
- a CDS encoding sensor histidine kinase, whose product MFELLPVDPKTIFLLYFWGNLFTCILIFSFSFSYANSDNRKTLKWFGLGKLILTLAWVLALLRNIIPDFASINIANSMILGACCFETMAMLSLIKTHAKKHYRFQIAITATSIVLFNISTFFDASLNARVIIGGIGIFFIYLLPTITYFTEKGKSFFKTFYVLCYMAFEILIAIRIIHRYLYPQDLIISNDIFDSLYSICLFLLTLIGIVGFLLLVKEKQDHKIRKLLNDKNQFFSIISHDLRGPLGSSVSLSEILLENIEKYSREEIKEISELLHDSNKNIYKLLENLLDWSRVQTGMIAFNPKNVLLNALIEENIELSRNIALNKNINITFESAYLVEAEVDKNMISTILRNLLSNAIKFTDKNGEIKVKLVKINQKIEISITDNGIGVPDYIKEKLFKINGKVLQKGTENELGSGLGLLLCKEFVSIHQGTIWVESEQGKGSTFQFTLPIKVV is encoded by the coding sequence ATGTTCGAACTCTTACCAGTAGATCCAAAAACAATATTTCTACTTTACTTTTGGGGCAATTTGTTTACTTGCATTCTTATTTTTAGTTTTTCGTTTTCATATGCCAATAGCGATAACAGAAAAACTTTAAAATGGTTTGGCTTAGGCAAATTAATACTTACACTTGCTTGGGTATTGGCTCTTTTACGAAATATCATTCCTGATTTTGCGTCTATTAACATTGCCAATTCTATGATTCTGGGTGCTTGCTGCTTTGAAACTATGGCTATGCTGTCACTTATTAAAACGCATGCAAAAAAGCATTATCGGTTTCAAATAGCAATTACCGCAACATCAATAGTATTATTTAATATTTCCACATTTTTTGACGCGTCACTGAATGCTCGTGTCATAATTGGCGGTATTGGCATATTTTTTATCTATTTATTGCCAACTATAACTTATTTTACAGAAAAGGGAAAAAGCTTTTTTAAGACTTTTTATGTTTTGTGTTACATGGCATTTGAAATTCTAATTGCAATACGAATTATTCACAGATATTTGTATCCTCAAGATCTTATTATTTCCAATGACATTTTCGATAGTCTATACAGCATTTGCCTATTTTTATTGACTTTAATTGGTATTGTAGGCTTTTTACTTTTGGTAAAAGAAAAGCAGGATCATAAAATTAGAAAGCTTTTAAACGATAAGAACCAGTTCTTTTCTATTATTTCTCACGATTTAAGAGGTCCTTTAGGATCTTCTGTTTCTCTTTCTGAAATTCTACTGGAAAATATCGAAAAATACAGTCGAGAAGAAATTAAAGAAATATCAGAGCTTCTGCACGATTCGAACAAGAACATTTACAAATTACTGGAGAACCTTCTAGATTGGTCTAGAGTACAAACAGGAATGATTGCCTTTAATCCCAAAAATGTGCTTTTAAATGCTTTGATTGAAGAGAATATAGAATTAAGCCGAAATATCGCTTTAAATAAAAACATCAACATCACGTTTGAATCGGCTTACCTTGTCGAAGCAGAAGTTGATAAAAATATGATTAGCACCATCTTGCGAAATTTACTAAGTAATGCCATTAAATTTACAGACAAGAACGGTGAGATTAAAGTCAAATTAGTCAAAATAAATCAAAAAATAGAAATTTCGATTACAGATAACGGAATCGGAGTTCCTGACTACATAAAAGAAAAACTATTTAAAATAAACGGAAAGGTTCTACAAAAAGGAACAGAAAACGAACTAGGCAGCGGGCTCGGATTATTGCTTTGCAAAGAGTTTGTAAGCATTCATCAAGGAACAATTTGGGTAGAAAGCGAACAAGGAAAAGGAAGTACATTTCAGTTTACACTTCCGATAAAGGTGGTCTAA
- a CDS encoding SIMPL domain-containing protein: MKKLVLFLTIMFMTMSYGQEIKQIPLINVNGEGKVKVAPDQVCISASVETKGNNAKDVKKQNDEKMDAVLKFIKKMNIPTADFKTKQVALNPQYDYEKKKTSYNATQTVEIVVKDLAKYDELMEGLVQQGINRIDKVSFETSKLAQYESEARKLAMKDAKVKAEEYVSVLGQKVGKAFTISDNSQVYRPQPMYAAMRMKEADSMGGASNETLAIGEIEITANVSVSFVLD, encoded by the coding sequence ATGAAAAAACTAGTATTATTTTTAACAATCATGTTTATGACTATGTCTTACGGCCAAGAAATCAAACAAATACCTCTAATTAATGTTAATGGAGAAGGAAAAGTAAAAGTAGCACCTGATCAGGTTTGTATTTCAGCTTCGGTTGAAACAAAAGGGAATAATGCTAAAGACGTTAAAAAACAAAATGACGAAAAGATGGACGCTGTTTTAAAATTCATCAAAAAAATGAATATCCCAACAGCAGATTTCAAAACAAAACAAGTAGCTCTTAATCCGCAGTACGATTATGAGAAAAAGAAAACTTCTTATAATGCTACACAAACGGTAGAAATCGTAGTGAAAGATTTAGCTAAATACGATGAGTTAATGGAAGGTTTGGTTCAGCAAGGAATTAATAGAATCGATAAGGTTTCTTTTGAAACATCTAAATTAGCACAATACGAGTCTGAAGCTAGAAAATTAGCAATGAAAGATGCTAAAGTAAAAGCTGAAGAATACGTGTCTGTTTTAGGGCAAAAAGTAGGTAAGGCTTTTACAATCTCTGATAACTCTCAAGTTTACCGTCCACAGCCAATGTATGCTGCAATGAGAATGAAAGAAGCAGATTCAATGGGAGGAGCGTCCAACGAAACATTAGCTATCGGTGAAATTGAAATTACAGCAAATGTTAGTGTAAGTTTTGTATTAGACTAA
- a CDS encoding rhomboid family intramembrane serine protease — protein MNIILIAIIIANVVISYKGFNDLYFFRKYEFHVGSIRSGEQIRMLSSGFLHVDMMHLIFNMLTLYFFAPVVLGWLGNFSFILVYFGSLIFGSLLTMLFHKNDYSYRAVGASGAVTGVLYSAILLQPDMMLGIFFVIPMPAYIFGILYLLYSIYGMKAKNDNIGHTAHFGGAIGGYLITLIKQPSLFTDHTMMVILLAIPILILFGMAKLGKL, from the coding sequence ATGAATATTATTTTAATAGCGATTATCATTGCGAACGTTGTTATTAGTTACAAAGGTTTTAACGATCTTTATTTTTTTAGAAAATACGAATTCCATGTAGGAAGCATTCGTTCCGGAGAGCAAATTAGAATGTTGTCTTCTGGCTTTTTGCATGTAGACATGATGCATTTGATCTTTAATATGCTAACATTGTATTTTTTTGCTCCTGTAGTTTTAGGCTGGCTCGGCAATTTTTCTTTCATCTTGGTTTATTTCGGGAGTTTAATTTTTGGAAGTCTTCTTACTATGCTATTTCATAAGAATGATTATAGTTATCGTGCGGTTGGTGCTTCTGGTGCTGTAACGGGAGTTTTATATTCCGCAATATTATTGCAGCCCGACATGATGCTCGGAATATTTTTTGTCATCCCAATGCCAGCTTATATTTTTGGAATTTTGTATTTATTATACTCGATTTATGGTATGAAAGCCAAAAATGACAATATTGGGCATACAGCACACTTTGGAGGTGCTATAGGAGGATATTTAATTACTTTGATCAAACAACCTTCTTTATTTACCGACCATACAATGATGGTAATCCTGCTTGCAATACCAATTTTGATACTTTTTGGAATGGCAAAATTGGGGAAATTGTAA
- a CDS encoding lysophospholipid acyltransferase family protein yields MQFLVYILAYPLLWLISILPFPIFYLFSDFVCFLVYRVIGYRKKVVRENLALTLPHLSDAERKVIEKKFYKHMCDMFLEMIKTMSMSPEEMERRFHVTNIDLVLDYAKKGKSVILVASHYASYEWLLTINPKLGFQGVAVYKRLANPYFDKLVRKIRSKYNTEMIETRKAIPTMAKNQREGVLSMYGLASDQSPKMERIFHSMKFMGVEVPVHTGAETLAKKYDLAVIFVQVKKVKRGYYEATFVSLADNPKDFENFKITELYLKEVEKQILEAPEFYLWTHKRWKHRIE; encoded by the coding sequence ATGCAGTTTCTTGTCTATATTTTAGCCTACCCATTACTTTGGCTTATCTCTATACTTCCTTTTCCTATATTTTACCTTTTTTCAGATTTTGTCTGTTTTTTGGTTTATAGAGTTATTGGATATCGCAAAAAAGTGGTTCGCGAAAATCTTGCGCTTACTTTACCTCATTTGAGCGATGCCGAAAGAAAGGTTATAGAAAAGAAATTCTACAAACATATGTGCGATATGTTTTTGGAGATGATTAAAACCATGAGCATGTCTCCTGAAGAAATGGAACGAAGATTTCATGTTACTAATATCGATCTTGTTTTGGATTATGCTAAAAAAGGAAAAAGTGTTATTCTGGTGGCTTCGCATTATGCTAGTTACGAATGGCTTTTGACTATTAATCCGAAACTGGGATTTCAGGGCGTTGCTGTTTACAAAAGACTGGCCAATCCTTATTTTGATAAATTGGTTCGAAAAATCCGTTCAAAATATAATACAGAAATGATCGAAACTAGAAAGGCGATTCCAACAATGGCAAAAAACCAGCGTGAAGGAGTTTTAAGCATGTACGGTTTAGCAAGCGACCAATCTCCAAAAATGGAAAGGATTTTTCATTCTATGAAATTTATGGGAGTTGAAGTTCCTGTACATACAGGTGCCGAAACATTGGCAAAAAAGTACGATTTGGCTGTTATATTTGTACAGGTAAAAAAAGTAAAAAGAGGGTATTATGAAGCAACTTTTGTTTCGCTTGCCGATAATCCAAAAGATTTTGAAAACTTCAAAATTACAGAACTGTATTTAAAAGAAGTAGAAAAACAAATTCTAGAAGCTCCAGAGTTTTATTTATGGACGCACAAAAGATGGAAACACCGTATTGAATAA